The proteins below come from a single Macaca fascicularis isolate 582-1 chromosome 9, T2T-MFA8v1.1 genomic window:
- the CALHM2 gene encoding calcium homeostasis modulator protein 2 isoform X3 has protein sequence MAALIAENFRFLSLFFKSKDVMIFNGLVALGTVGSQELFSVVAFHCPCSPARNYLYGLAAIGVPALVLFIIGVILNNHTWNLVAECQHRRTKNCSAAPTFLLLSSILGRAAVAPVTWSVISLLRGEAYVCALSEFVDPSSLTAREEHFPSAHATEILARFPCKENPDNLSDFREEVSRRLSSLGGCSLAWWPSWCS, from the exons ATGGCAGCCCTGATCGCAGAGAACTTCCGCTTCCTGTCACTCTTCTTCAAGAGCAAGGATGTGATGATTTTTAACGGGCTAGTGGCACTGGGCACAGTGGGCAGCCAGGAGCTGTTTTCTGTGGTGGCCTTCCACTGCCCCTGCTCGCCGGCCAGGAACTACCTGTACGGGCTGGCGGCCATTGGCGTGCCCGCCCTGGTGCTCTTTATCATTGGTGTTATCCTCAACAACCACACCTGGAACCTTGTGGCCGAATGCCAGCACCGGAGGACCAAGAACTGCTCTGCTGCCCCCACCTTCCTCCTCCTAAGCTCCATCCTGGGCCGTGCGGCTGTGGCCCCTGTCACCTGGTCTGTCATCTCCCTGCTGCGTGGTGAGGCTTATGTCTGTGCTCTCAGCGAGTTCGTGGACCCTTCCTCACTCACGGCCAGGGAAGAGCACTTCCCATCAGCCCACGCTACCGAAATCCTGGCCAGGTTCCCCTGCAAGGAGAACCCTGACAACCTGTCAGACTTCCGGGAGGAGGTCAGCCGCAGGCTCAG CTCTTTGGGTGGTTGCTCATTGGCGTGGTGGCCATCCTGGTGTTCCTGA
- the CALHM2 gene encoding calcium homeostasis modulator protein 2 isoform X2, whose amino-acid sequence MAALIAENFRFLSLFFKSKDVMIFNGLVALGTVGSQELFSVVAFHCPCSPARNYLYGLAAIGVPALVLFIIGVILNNHTWNLVAECQHRRTKNCSAAPTFLLLSSILGRAAVAPVTWSVISLLRGEAYVCALSEFVDPSSLTAREEHFPSAHATEILARFPCKENPDNLSDFREEVSRRLRYESQLPPGGLLGAVPRQ is encoded by the exons ATGGCAGCCCTGATCGCAGAGAACTTCCGCTTCCTGTCACTCTTCTTCAAGAGCAAGGATGTGATGATTTTTAACGGGCTAGTGGCACTGGGCACAGTGGGCAGCCAGGAGCTGTTTTCTGTGGTGGCCTTCCACTGCCCCTGCTCGCCGGCCAGGAACTACCTGTACGGGCTGGCGGCCATTGGCGTGCCCGCCCTGGTGCTCTTTATCATTGGTGTTATCCTCAACAACCACACCTGGAACCTTGTGGCCGAATGCCAGCACCGGAGGACCAAGAACTGCTCTGCTGCCCCCACCTTCCTCCTCCTAAGCTCCATCCTGGGCCGTGCGGCTGTGGCCCCTGTCACCTGGTCTGTCATCTCCCTGCTGCGTGGTGAGGCTTATGTCTGTGCTCTCAGCGAGTTCGTGGACCCTTCCTCACTCACGGCCAGGGAAGAGCACTTCCCATCAGCCCACGCTACCGAAATCCTGGCCAGGTTCCCCTGCAAGGAGAACCCTGACAACCTGTCAGACTTCCGGGAGGAGGTCAGCCGCAGGCTCAGGTATGAGTCCCAG CTACCGCCAGGAGGCCTACTGGGCGCAGTACCGCGCCAATGA
- the CALHM1 gene encoding calcium homeostasis modulator protein 1: MDKFRMIFQFLQSNQESFMNGICGIMALASAQMYSAFDFNCPCLPGYNAAYSAGILLAPPLVLFLLGLVMNNNVSMLAEEWKRPPGRRAKDPAVLRYMFCSMAQRALIAPVVWVAVTLLDGKCFLCAFCTAVPVTALGNGSLAPGLPAPELARLLARVPCPEIYDGDWLLAREVAVRYLRCISQALGWSFVLLTTLLAFVVRSVRPCFTQVAFLKSKYWSHYIDIERKLFDETCTEHAKAFAKVCIQQFFEAMNHDLELGHTHGTLATAPASAAAPTPPDGAEEEREKLRGITDQGTMNRLLTSWHKCKPPLQLGREEPPLMGNGWAGGGPRPPRKEVAIYFSKV, from the exons ATGGACAAGTTCCGGATGATCTTCCAGTTCCTGCAGTCCAACCAGGAGTCCTTCATGAACGGCATCTGCGGCATCATGGCCCTGGCCAGTGCCCAGATGTACTCGGCCTTTGACTTTAACTGCCCCTGCCTGCCAGGCTACAATGCGGCCTACAGCGCGGGCATCCTGCTGGCGCCACCCCTGGTGCTCTTCCTGCTTGGCCTGGTCATGAACAACAACGTGTCCATGCTGGCCGAAGAGTGGAAGCGGCCGCCGGGCCGCCGGGCCAAGGACCCCGCTGTGTTGCGCTACATGTTCTGCTCCATGGCCCAGCGCGCCCTCATCGCGCCCGTCGTCTGGGTGGCCGTCACACTGCTTGACGGCAAATGCTTCCTCTGTGCCTTCTGCACTGCCGTGCCAGTGACCGCACTGGGCAATGGCAGCCTGGCACCCGGTCTACCTGCCCCTGAGCTCGCCCGCCTGCTGGCCCGGGTGCCCTGCCCTGAGATCTACGATGGCGACTGGCTGCTGGCCCGAGAGGTGGCTGTGCGCTACCTCCGCTGCATCTCCCAG GCGCTGGGCTGGTCTTTTGTGCTGCTGACCACACTGCTGGCATTCGTGGTGCGCTCTGTGCGGCCCTGCTTCACGCAGGTCGCCTTCCTCAAGAGCAAGTACTGGTCCCACTATATCGACATCGAGCGCAAGCTCTTCGACGAGACGTGCACGGAGCACGCCAAGGCCTTCGCCAAGGTCTGCATCCAGCAGTTCTTCGAGGCCATGAACCATGACCTGGAGCTGGGTCACACCCACGGGACACTGGCCACGGCCCCTGCTTCCGCGGCTGCCCCCACACCTCCCGATGGTgcggaggaggaaagggagaagcTGCGTGGCATCACGGATCAAGGCACCATGAACAGGCTACTCACAAGCTGGCACAAATGCAAACCACCTCTGCAGCTGGGCAGGGAGGAGCCACCGCTGATGGGCAACGGCTGGGCTGGGGGCGGGCCCCGGCCTCCGCGCAAGGAGGTGGCCATCTACTTTAGCAAAGTATGA
- the CALHM2 gene encoding calcium homeostasis modulator protein 2 isoform X1 produces MAALIAENFRFLSLFFKSKDVMIFNGLVALGTVGSQELFSVVAFHCPCSPARNYLYGLAAIGVPALVLFIIGVILNNHTWNLVAECQHRRTKNCSAAPTFLLLSSILGRAAVAPVTWSVISLLRGEAYVCALSEFVDPSSLTAREEHFPSAHATEILARFPCKENPDNLSDFREEVSRRLRYESQLFGWLLIGVVAILVFLTKCLKHYCSPLSYRQEAYWAQYRANEDQLFQRTAEVHSRVLAANNVRRFFGFVALNKDDEELVANFPVEGTQPRPQWNAITGVYLYRENQGLPLYSRLHKWAQGLAGNGAAPDNVEMALLAS; encoded by the exons ATGGCAGCCCTGATCGCAGAGAACTTCCGCTTCCTGTCACTCTTCTTCAAGAGCAAGGATGTGATGATTTTTAACGGGCTAGTGGCACTGGGCACAGTGGGCAGCCAGGAGCTGTTTTCTGTGGTGGCCTTCCACTGCCCCTGCTCGCCGGCCAGGAACTACCTGTACGGGCTGGCGGCCATTGGCGTGCCCGCCCTGGTGCTCTTTATCATTGGTGTTATCCTCAACAACCACACCTGGAACCTTGTGGCCGAATGCCAGCACCGGAGGACCAAGAACTGCTCTGCTGCCCCCACCTTCCTCCTCCTAAGCTCCATCCTGGGCCGTGCGGCTGTGGCCCCTGTCACCTGGTCTGTCATCTCCCTGCTGCGTGGTGAGGCTTATGTCTGTGCTCTCAGCGAGTTCGTGGACCCTTCCTCACTCACGGCCAGGGAAGAGCACTTCCCATCAGCCCACGCTACCGAAATCCTGGCCAGGTTCCCCTGCAAGGAGAACCCTGACAACCTGTCAGACTTCCGGGAGGAGGTCAGCCGCAGGCTCAGGTATGAGTCCCAG CTCTTTGGGTGGTTGCTCATTGGCGTGGTGGCCATCCTGGTGTTCCTGACCAAATGCCTCAAGCATTACTGCTCACCACTCAGCTACCGCCAGGAGGCCTACTGGGCGCAGTACCGCGCCAATGAGGACCAGCTGTTCCAGCGCACGGCCGAGGTGCACTCTCGGGTGCTGGCTGCCAACAATGTGCGCCGCTTCTTTGGCTTCGTGGCGCTCAACAAGGATGATGAGGAGCTGGTTGCCAACTTCCCAGTGGAAGGCACGCAGCCGCGGCCACAGTGGAATGCCATCACCGGTGTCTACTTGTACCGTGAGAACCAGGGCCTCCCACTCTACAGCCGCCTGCACAAGTGGGCCCAGGGTCTGGCAGGCAACGGCGCGGCCCCTGACAACGTGGAGATGGCCCTGCTCGCCTCCTAA